In Ammoniphilus sp. CFH 90114, a genomic segment contains:
- a CDS encoding DASS family sodium-coupled anion symporter: MREASRYVFFLLSLIVGYFVYIISDTLTEPMRVTLAIFVIAVILWVTEWIPLFLTSLLVLFLEAILLTDERLLGGNSLTLFFEPFFSPIITLFLGGFALSHAIHKYEIDRMLAYWILKRSKGIPDRMVTFFLLSSAAMSMWISNTATTLLLMILVLPILKPYGGNPFSKSILLAITVGSTVGGMATPIGTPPNAIAMYTFMKQGVTQVSFSLWFLLAIPLCLLVLFVARMGLEVFYPTNDMTPISLPKQKPKPKGRVSAVITSIFLLTVGLWLMTPIQQIPDGVVALVPFILLYLTKILEPQDLKHMGWDTLLLVGGGMSLGVAIKESGLAKYILEQLLLMEISPSALVLSLVILSLVVSTFISNTVATSLIIPLAISFDTNLIVTVTMIVLSSSLALALPISSPSNAIIFSSGYVRSWDMIKIGGLVSIFGFLILYLMARFYWPLVIAIT; this comes from the coding sequence ATGAGAGAAGCCAGTAGATATGTATTTTTCTTACTAAGTTTAATTGTGGGGTATTTTGTATATATAATCTCAGACACTTTGACAGAGCCGATGCGGGTCACCCTTGCGATCTTTGTCATTGCTGTGATCCTCTGGGTAACCGAATGGATTCCCCTGTTTCTTACCTCCCTATTGGTGTTGTTTTTAGAGGCCATTCTATTAACGGATGAGAGGTTGTTAGGGGGAAACAGTTTAACCTTGTTCTTCGAGCCCTTTTTTAGTCCGATCATCACGCTGTTTTTAGGTGGCTTTGCTCTCAGTCACGCGATCCATAAATACGAGATCGACCGAATGCTAGCCTATTGGATACTAAAGAGGAGCAAGGGTATTCCTGATAGGATGGTGACCTTTTTTTTGCTTTCTAGCGCAGCCATGTCCATGTGGATTTCGAATACGGCGACGACTCTTCTCTTAATGATTCTCGTTCTTCCTATATTAAAACCTTATGGAGGAAACCCTTTTAGCAAATCCATTTTACTCGCGATTACCGTAGGTTCTACTGTGGGGGGGATGGCTACACCCATTGGAACTCCGCCCAATGCTATTGCCATGTATACGTTTATGAAACAAGGAGTCACGCAGGTATCGTTTAGCCTTTGGTTTCTACTAGCTATACCCTTATGCTTATTGGTTCTATTTGTTGCGCGAATGGGGCTGGAGGTCTTCTACCCTACCAACGACATGACCCCCATTTCCCTGCCAAAGCAAAAGCCCAAACCCAAGGGGAGGGTCTCGGCTGTCATCACGAGCATTTTTCTATTAACCGTAGGCCTTTGGTTAATGACTCCCATCCAACAGATTCCCGATGGAGTAGTGGCTCTTGTTCCTTTTATTCTACTGTACCTAACCAAGATACTAGAACCTCAGGATTTAAAGCATATGGGCTGGGATACCCTGCTGTTGGTTGGCGGGGGGATGAGCCTTGGAGTAGCGATTAAGGAGTCAGGATTGGCCAAATATATATTAGAGCAACTGCTTCTCATGGAGATTTCACCATCTGCCTTAGTACTCTCATTGGTCATTCTATCTTTAGTCGTTTCGACCTTTATCAGCAACACGGTGGCAACCTCTCTCATTATTCCACTAGCCATTAGCTTTGATACGAATCTGATCGTCACAGTCACCATGATTGTTCTCTCTTCTTCCTTAGCGCTTGCATTGCCGATCTCATCCCCATCTAATGCCATTATTTTCTCGAGTGGGTATGTTCGATCTTGGGACATGATCAAAATAGGGGGACTAGTTTCTATCTTTGGTTTCCTTATCCTCTATTTAATGGCCCGATTCTATTGGCCTCTAGTAATTGCTATCACCTAG
- a CDS encoding succinate dehydrogenase/fumarate reductase iron-sulfur subunit: MEGEVKLHVLRYEPENDEKARYDTFVVDAKDNMTVLDALFIILSEQDPTVSFRCSCRVGMCGSCGMVMNDKEGLACRTKIEKLGREITVRPLRNLPIVKDLAVNMDPFFKQWEKIKPYFVPNAEASKDFAQIPQDPSRRGIIDQSLDCITCGCCYSACTLVSLDDNYIGPAALNRAYTLVADERDAATESRMEVAAGEDGALRCHTLFNCMEVCPKNLVPTWSIQKIKTKAVAGALKGGSK, translated from the coding sequence ATGGAAGGAGAAGTTAAGCTTCACGTGCTACGCTATGAGCCAGAGAATGACGAGAAAGCTCGTTATGATACTTTTGTTGTCGATGCCAAGGATAACATGACCGTGCTCGATGCCTTATTTATTATCTTGTCTGAACAAGATCCGACAGTTTCCTTCCGTTGTTCCTGTCGAGTGGGGATGTGTGGTTCCTGTGGCATGGTCATGAATGATAAAGAGGGACTAGCCTGTAGAACCAAGATCGAAAAACTTGGACGCGAGATTACGGTTCGCCCTCTCAGAAATCTTCCGATAGTCAAAGACCTTGCCGTGAATATGGATCCTTTTTTTAAGCAATGGGAAAAAATCAAACCTTATTTCGTTCCGAACGCGGAAGCATCGAAAGACTTTGCCCAGATCCCTCAAGACCCAAGTCGCCGTGGGATCATCGATCAAAGCCTAGATTGCATTACTTGTGGATGCTGTTATAGTGCGTGCACCTTAGTTTCCCTCGACGATAATTATATTGGACCAGCGGCTCTGAATCGAGCTTATACCTTGGTTGCGGATGAGCGTGATGCAGCAACGGAGTCCCGTATGGAGGTCGCTGCGGGTGAAGATGGTGCCCTTCGCTGCCATACGTTATTTAATTGTATGGAAGTTTGTCCGAAGAATCTTGTACCGACTTGGTCTATTCAGAAGATCAAGACCAAGGCTGTTGCAGGTGCCTTGAAAGGAGGAAGTAAATAA
- a CDS encoding TRAP transporter small permease produces MRKAFRLGEDLASGVLIVVGLAIIFYGAFMRYVVNSPITWAEEISGFMIVWGALIGASVALRDEYHIRVELLYAAVPNRLKHCIDIFATFAGILYSIFLFYTGLSLVLFNYKIKALSMDLQLPMWMVYICLPLAGTLLLIRYLKLFVEAILRMKRNELVVMHSEADQHIQIYQADKGEGGSRNDSHAI; encoded by the coding sequence ATGAGAAAAGCTTTTCGACTTGGGGAAGATTTGGCTTCCGGCGTCCTTATCGTCGTGGGTTTAGCCATCATTTTTTATGGAGCGTTCATGCGTTATGTTGTTAACTCACCGATTACCTGGGCGGAAGAAATATCCGGCTTTATGATTGTTTGGGGAGCCTTAATTGGAGCCTCGGTTGCTCTTCGGGATGAGTATCATATTCGAGTGGAGCTGCTGTACGCAGCTGTACCGAATCGCCTAAAGCACTGCATTGATATCTTTGCCACATTTGCAGGAATCCTCTATTCGATCTTTCTGTTTTACACTGGTTTAAGTCTTGTTTTGTTTAACTATAAAATTAAAGCGCTTTCTATGGATTTGCAGCTTCCCATGTGGATGGTATATATTTGTCTACCCTTGGCAGGTACACTTTTATTAATCCGTTATTTGAAACTTTTCGTGGAAGCCATCCTGAGAATGAAGAGAAATGAACTCGTTGTGATGCATAGCGAAGCGGATCAGCACATTCAGATTTATCAAGCCGATAAAGGGGAAGGGGGAAGCCGTAATGACAGCCACGCTATTTAG
- a CDS encoding FAD-binding protein, translating into MERVQCDILILGSGGAGLFAAHHAYDLNPKLKIIVAAKGLVGKSGCTRMVQGGYNVVLHPNDSVELHFKDTLKGGGMINNQELAWTLVSDAPKRILELETRMGCFFDRNPDGTVHQKAFAGQSFDRTVHRGDLTGIEIINRLRDQLYAKEGVIAWDEVRAVELLYNDDNQAIAGCLMLNLRTGQFIVVEALAVIVGTGGGASMYKIAAPSLEKAADGMAIAYRAGAEFVDMEMMQFHPTGLLAENSRMNGGVLEEGLRGAGGHLYNSLGERFMANYDPERMERSTRDRVARAAYMEIMAGRGTRLDGVLISVAHLGRKNVLRMFPGMVDRCKDVGKDLSVEPVEVSPTGHFHMGGVRINKDCFSGIPGLFVSGEDAGGIHGANRLGGNGVADSTVFGARAGDAAAEYVTQIKRQKVSESQVNRFVQEILQPFNNETGENPFDLRKELGKLMWEKVGLVRNGQDLKIAIDRLEEMAERVSHCKVSGGKAYNLAWHEVLNVKNMVEIGRMIALAAYTRNESRGSHYRSDYAITDNENWYKNIYMTQNGAKPAMKIEEVQFTHMLPEELLGQTARIKVEAS; encoded by the coding sequence ATGGAGAGAGTTCAATGCGACATCCTCATTCTTGGGAGTGGAGGAGCTGGGTTGTTCGCTGCACATCATGCTTATGATTTGAATCCTAAGCTCAAGATCATTGTCGCAGCTAAGGGTCTCGTCGGGAAGAGCGGATGTACTCGGATGGTACAGGGTGGATATAACGTGGTGCTTCACCCTAACGACTCGGTAGAGCTTCATTTTAAAGACACTTTAAAAGGGGGAGGTATGATCAATAACCAGGAGCTAGCCTGGACATTAGTTAGTGACGCTCCCAAGCGGATTCTAGAGCTTGAGACAAGAATGGGTTGTTTTTTTGATCGGAACCCGGATGGAACTGTTCACCAGAAGGCGTTCGCGGGTCAATCCTTTGATCGTACCGTACATAGAGGAGATTTAACAGGAATTGAAATTATAAACAGGCTGAGGGATCAGCTCTACGCAAAAGAAGGCGTTATCGCGTGGGATGAAGTGCGTGCGGTCGAACTGCTTTATAACGATGATAATCAAGCGATCGCAGGATGTTTGATGCTGAATCTGAGAACTGGTCAGTTTATTGTGGTAGAAGCGCTTGCGGTTATTGTCGGAACAGGCGGCGGGGCGAGCATGTATAAGATTGCTGCCCCATCCTTAGAGAAGGCCGCTGATGGCATGGCTATTGCTTATCGTGCTGGGGCAGAGTTTGTCGATATGGAGATGATGCAATTCCATCCAACAGGCCTGTTAGCAGAGAATTCTCGAATGAATGGGGGCGTCCTAGAAGAAGGCTTAAGAGGGGCGGGCGGCCATCTTTATAACTCATTAGGTGAACGTTTCATGGCCAATTATGATCCCGAGCGAATGGAGCGATCCACCCGAGATCGCGTGGCTCGTGCCGCTTATATGGAAATCATGGCGGGAAGAGGCACAAGGCTGGATGGTGTACTGATCTCGGTTGCGCATCTAGGCCGGAAGAATGTACTTAGAATGTTCCCAGGAATGGTGGACCGATGCAAGGACGTAGGTAAGGACTTGAGTGTGGAGCCTGTTGAGGTGTCTCCAACCGGTCACTTCCATATGGGTGGAGTAAGGATTAATAAAGATTGTTTCAGCGGGATACCAGGATTGTTTGTGTCAGGAGAGGACGCGGGCGGTATTCACGGTGCGAATCGCTTAGGCGGGAACGGGGTAGCAGATTCTACTGTATTTGGAGCTCGGGCTGGTGATGCTGCTGCTGAATATGTGACTCAGATTAAGCGACAGAAGGTTTCAGAAAGTCAAGTCAATCGATTTGTCCAAGAAATTCTACAACCATTTAATAATGAGACAGGAGAAAATCCTTTTGACCTGAGAAAAGAGCTTGGAAAGTTGATGTGGGAGAAGGTAGGCTTGGTACGAAATGGTCAAGACCTGAAGATTGCGATTGACCGATTAGAGGAAATGGCCGAGAGGGTAAGTCACTGTAAGGTGAGTGGAGGGAAAGCTTATAATCTGGCCTGGCACGAGGTTCTTAATGTGAAGAACATGGTAGAAATTGGCCGGATGATTGCCCTAGCTGCTTATACAAGAAATGAAAGTCGCGGATCTCATTACCGTTCAGACTATGCGATCACCGATAACGAAAATTGGTACAAAAACATCTATATGACACAGAATGGTGCGAAACCAGCTATGAAAATTGAGGAAGTTCAGTTTACTCATATGCTGCCGGAAGAACTACTAGGACAAACGGCAAGAATTAAAGTCGAAGCGAGTTAG
- the sdhC gene encoding succinate dehydrogenase, cytochrome b556 subunit: MAGSDLRVPKDHRLQAVDVSVHKVDVLRRHSVGMKAWVLHRITGVGLLLYLMAHIATMGTAMFLGEEAFKRTFEILFHTPIFVVFDLFVLAAVILHALNGIRLVLIDMGYFITKQKVLFNIMFVLSSILFLWLISRAFL; the protein is encoded by the coding sequence ATGGCAGGATCAGATCTAAGGGTACCTAAGGATCATCGATTACAGGCTGTCGATGTTTCAGTCCATAAGGTCGATGTGCTAAGACGTCATTCCGTTGGGATGAAAGCCTGGGTTCTCCACCGTATTACAGGAGTTGGACTACTATTATACTTAATGGCACATATTGCTACGATGGGCACAGCGATGTTCTTAGGAGAAGAAGCCTTCAAGCGGACCTTTGAAATTTTATTTCATACACCGATCTTCGTCGTCTTTGACTTATTCGTTCTTGCCGCCGTTATCCTTCATGCGTTGAACGGAATACGCCTTGTCCTCATCGATATGGGCTATTTCATCACCAAGCAAAAAGTATTGTTCAATATCATGTTTGTTTTATCAAGTATTCTATTTCTCTGGTTAATATCAAGAGCATTTCTGTAG
- a CDS encoding FumA C-terminus/TtdB family hydratase beta subunit, which translates to MAHYYLQTPMTDEFLKQLRVGDKVTVNGHIFGIRDANLIRIFDHKVDPPEDLVQQLKGAVTLHTAPGVKKLEDGRYEKVCIGTTTSTRMDRFVRGLFERFGVKAITGKGGMLEDGANACVEVGGVYFSIVGGAAALETTQIEEIEEVWWEDLMPEAIWKLRVKDFGPLLVSVDSHGGNLYQEVRTQAEGNLGKVYEKLGISN; encoded by the coding sequence GTGGCACACTATTACCTGCAAACACCCATGACAGATGAGTTTCTAAAGCAGCTACGAGTTGGCGATAAAGTAACCGTGAACGGACATATTTTTGGGATTCGAGATGCGAACTTAATTCGTATTTTTGATCACAAGGTTGATCCTCCTGAGGACCTAGTTCAACAGCTAAAAGGAGCGGTAACTTTGCATACGGCTCCTGGAGTGAAGAAGCTGGAGGATGGACGATATGAAAAGGTCTGTATTGGTACCACAACAAGTACACGAATGGATCGATTCGTTCGCGGGTTGTTTGAGAGATTTGGAGTGAAAGCGATAACAGGTAAAGGGGGGATGCTAGAGGACGGGGCGAATGCTTGTGTTGAGGTAGGCGGAGTCTACTTTTCCATCGTTGGGGGAGCGGCAGCATTAGAAACCACTCAAATTGAAGAGATTGAAGAGGTTTGGTGGGAAGACTTGATGCCTGAAGCGATCTGGAAGCTTCGCGTGAAGGACTTTGGCCCTTTGCTCGTATCCGTAGATTCACACGGTGGCAATCTCTATCAAGAAGTGAGAACCCAAGCAGAAGGCAACTTAGGTAAGGTGTATGAAAAGTTAGGCATATCTAATTAA
- a CDS encoding fumarate hydratase codes for MSKLIETGWQLKEQDYLDIEETCKELYIRSLKDLPPDIRAAVQKAYDKETYETGKQILSTILQNIDVADQENLLICQDTGLPVYFVKIGRNVRFDGLRLEDAIREGTKRATLEHPLRSSVCDTITRKNTGTAVGKKVPVLHWEFVEGSKVEILALPKGSGSENMSYLKMLYPAQGLDGVKKFIIECVVGSGANPCPPTLVGVGIGGTADLCTALAKKAAAREIGKPNPDPLIAALEQELLEAINLTGIGPNGLGGESTALAVHIESADTHITMNPVAVNMMCWPARRARGTFEENQKPVISY; via the coding sequence ATGAGCAAACTGATAGAAACCGGATGGCAGTTAAAAGAACAAGATTACTTGGATATTGAAGAAACATGTAAAGAATTGTACATTCGCTCACTTAAGGACTTGCCACCCGATATTCGGGCAGCTGTACAGAAGGCCTATGATAAAGAAACTTATGAAACAGGAAAGCAGATTCTTAGTACGATCCTGCAAAACATTGATGTCGCAGACCAGGAGAACCTCCTGATTTGTCAGGATACCGGTCTTCCTGTCTATTTCGTCAAGATAGGACGGAATGTCCGATTTGACGGTCTGCGATTAGAAGATGCGATTCGGGAAGGGACGAAGCGCGCCACTCTTGAACATCCGTTAAGATCAAGTGTATGTGACACGATCACTCGTAAGAATACAGGCACAGCGGTTGGGAAAAAGGTTCCTGTTTTGCACTGGGAGTTTGTAGAAGGATCAAAGGTAGAGATTCTAGCGCTTCCTAAGGGTTCAGGCTCGGAAAATATGAGTTATCTTAAGATGCTCTACCCAGCTCAAGGATTAGACGGTGTAAAGAAATTTATTATCGAATGCGTCGTTGGTTCAGGAGCTAACCCCTGTCCTCCAACACTAGTTGGAGTGGGGATAGGAGGTACGGCAGATCTTTGTACGGCCTTGGCGAAAAAAGCAGCAGCTCGAGAAATCGGCAAACCGAACCCCGATCCTTTAATTGCCGCCCTCGAGCAAGAACTCCTTGAAGCGATTAACTTAACTGGTATTGGACCGAATGGACTTGGTGGAGAGTCAACGGCATTAGCTGTCCATATTGAGTCGGCGGATACGCATATTACGATGAACCCCGTCGCGGTCAATATGATGTGCTGGCCGGCACGAAGAGCACGCGGTACGTTTGAAGAGAATCAAAAGCCTGTGATTAGTTACTAG
- a CDS encoding DctP family TRAP transporter solute-binding subunit — protein sequence MSKVVYKKVVATVSAAILAFSLSACGGGSQETGSSNNSSSPAPAPASSPASSGGGGSEAPLIVKFSHVGTPDSPKGQGADKFKEVLEAKSGGKIKVEVFPSSQLYGDNEEQEQLLAGNVQIINPSMTKLVKFNPSFQIVDMPFLFKSEEAFYKFWDSEMGEKMFAKIEPNGFKSLGVWGGGAKSFTNNKRPLITPEDFKGLKFRIQAGKVLEAQFKYLNASGVTIPFSEVYTALQQGTVDGQENMMNNIDTQKYVEVQKYLTLSEHGRLDYAVLTSKMWWDTLTADQQTMIQEAMDEATAFERSIAKGLSDGSFKKFKDEGRYEIYEMTEADKDKFREALKPMYDEFTPLIGQEFIDYARTLE from the coding sequence GTGAGTAAAGTAGTTTATAAAAAAGTAGTAGCTACCGTATCAGCAGCTATTCTAGCTTTTTCACTCTCAGCTTGTGGTGGGGGATCACAGGAAACGGGATCCTCGAATAATAGTTCATCTCCAGCCCCTGCTCCAGCCAGTAGTCCAGCCTCTAGTGGTGGAGGTGGCTCTGAAGCCCCTCTTATTGTGAAGTTTTCTCACGTGGGAACCCCTGATAGTCCAAAAGGCCAAGGTGCAGATAAATTTAAAGAGGTCTTAGAGGCGAAGTCCGGGGGAAAGATCAAAGTGGAAGTCTTTCCATCCTCCCAATTGTACGGGGATAACGAGGAGCAAGAGCAGCTCTTGGCTGGAAACGTTCAAATTATAAATCCATCCATGACAAAGCTCGTGAAATTTAATCCTTCCTTCCAAATTGTTGATATGCCTTTCTTGTTTAAGAGTGAAGAGGCCTTCTATAAGTTTTGGGACAGTGAAATGGGAGAGAAAATGTTTGCAAAGATCGAACCCAATGGCTTTAAATCACTAGGGGTATGGGGTGGGGGAGCGAAAAGCTTCACGAATAATAAGCGACCACTCATAACACCTGAAGATTTCAAAGGACTCAAATTTAGAATTCAGGCTGGTAAGGTCCTCGAAGCCCAGTTTAAATATCTAAACGCATCAGGGGTCACGATTCCTTTCTCTGAAGTTTATACGGCACTACAGCAAGGAACCGTCGATGGTCAGGAAAATATGATGAACAATATTGACACGCAGAAATACGTGGAAGTGCAAAAATATTTGACTCTATCTGAGCATGGAAGATTAGACTATGCGGTTCTTACAAGCAAGATGTGGTGGGATACTCTGACTGCCGATCAACAGACCATGATCCAGGAAGCCATGGACGAAGCGACAGCGTTTGAACGCTCGATTGCGAAGGGCTTATCCGATGGTTCTTTTAAGAAGTTTAAGGATGAAGGTAGATATGAAATCTATGAGATGACAGAAGCGGATAAGGATAAGTTTAGAGAAGCTTTAAAACCGATGTATGATGAATTTACGCCACTTATCGGGCAAGAGTTTATTGATTACGCCAGAACACTAGAGTAA
- a CDS encoding TRAP transporter large permease produces MTATLFSLLGTLFLLRVPIAICLALATVAIMMTKGDFAVFMLAQRMFAGLHHSTLMAIPGFIFAGAIMAKGGVSKYLIEALRAWLGHITGGLSVVTVLACMIFAAISGSSPATAAAVGSILIPGMVAAGYPRHYAMGLVAASGTLGILIPPSIPLIIYGTIAEESIGKLFAAGVIPGLLLGGVLLVTAIIVAKVKGYGGDPKADWPTRWRASRKAFWGAILPFLILGGIYTGAVTPTEASVVAAAYSLFVSIFIYREMSLATFRLVMKDTVNTTSMIFLIIAGAMLFSLYLTNESIPQSVAMWIGDLNLSFWGFMLLINLMFFVMGTFLEAIAIILITLPILLPIVKSMGIDPIHFAIIMTVNMELAMITPPVGLNLFVVSGVSRAPLGEAVKGVLPFILIMIAVLFILIGFEDLSMYLTKFVGY; encoded by the coding sequence ATGACAGCCACGCTATTTAGTCTTTTAGGTACACTCTTTCTACTCCGGGTCCCCATAGCGATCTGTCTTGCCCTTGCGACCGTAGCCATTATGATGACTAAGGGCGACTTTGCTGTATTTATGCTCGCGCAAAGGATGTTCGCTGGTTTACATCATTCTACCCTCATGGCGATACCCGGTTTTATCTTTGCAGGCGCCATCATGGCTAAGGGGGGCGTATCCAAATATTTAATTGAAGCACTGCGTGCCTGGCTGGGCCACATCACTGGCGGTTTATCGGTCGTCACGGTTCTTGCTTGTATGATTTTTGCAGCGATCTCCGGTTCTTCACCCGCAACGGCAGCAGCGGTCGGTTCCATCCTTATTCCCGGTATGGTGGCCGCTGGATATCCCAGACATTATGCGATGGGATTGGTTGCCGCATCAGGAACGCTAGGGATTCTCATTCCACCGTCCATTCCACTCATTATCTATGGTACGATAGCTGAAGAGTCTATAGGTAAGCTCTTTGCCGCAGGGGTAATTCCAGGTCTCTTGCTCGGCGGCGTATTACTAGTAACGGCAATTATTGTAGCGAAGGTCAAAGGTTATGGAGGAGATCCCAAAGCAGATTGGCCCACAAGGTGGAGAGCGTCTCGAAAAGCGTTCTGGGGAGCGATATTACCCTTCCTAATTTTAGGAGGTATTTATACAGGAGCGGTTACGCCTACGGAAGCTTCTGTAGTAGCTGCAGCGTATTCTCTTTTCGTATCTATATTCATCTATAGAGAGATGTCGTTAGCTACTTTCCGTTTAGTGATGAAGGATACAGTCAACACCACCTCTATGATTTTTCTCATCATTGCAGGTGCGATGCTCTTTTCTCTCTATTTAACGAATGAGAGTATACCACAGAGTGTCGCGATGTGGATCGGAGATTTAAACCTGAGTTTCTGGGGCTTTATGCTCTTAATTAATTTGATGTTTTTTGTGATGGGTACCTTCTTAGAAGCAATAGCCATCATCTTAATTACGTTGCCGATTTTGCTTCCGATTGTAAAATCGATGGGGATTGATCCTATTCATTTTGCTATCATTATGACAGTAAATATGGAACTTGCGATGATTACTCCTCCCGTTGGGCTCAATCTATTTGTGGTGAGCGGGGTGTCTAGAGCGCCTCTAGGAGAAGCGGTGAAAGGAGTTCTTCCTTTTATCCTCATTATGATTGCTGTTCTCTTTATCTTAATCGGATTCGAAGATCTCTCAATGTATCTAACAAAGTTCGTCGGTTATTAA
- a CDS encoding NAD(P)-binding domain-containing protein, with the protein MLDLVIVGAGPYGISLAAHAQASGLTYKLLGKPMGFWRHKMPPEMFIRTQVDYIGLSDPHEQYTFAQYQKEKNIELTYPVSRTAWVDYAFWFAERNQVTFTEECVRHVNYKQGRYFVITDQETSLECKHLVIAIGLTHAEYIPNNLLHLKGKWLSHTNGYTDYQPFSGKSVAVVGGGQSGWEAAALLHQTGAKVDLIYRGSGYEPPVPQINRRQREIAPLFYSFPVEQQKEISKEFLKATVTEFLLPLVEGKANQHPYSEVKEANILYDEDQVSLVLSSGNTLKVDHVIAATGYRPNLYNLPFLTSLSGEIKKESNGFPIVNQWFESSMPGLYFVGPLSSHHHGPSYTQIAGVWHTSHALIPNLLKNA; encoded by the coding sequence ATGTTGGACTTGGTTATTGTAGGAGCAGGTCCATATGGGATATCCTTGGCTGCTCATGCTCAGGCATCTGGGCTTACGTATAAATTGCTAGGGAAGCCTATGGGTTTCTGGCGGCATAAGATGCCGCCAGAAATGTTTATCCGCACGCAAGTCGATTATATTGGCTTGTCAGATCCTCATGAGCAGTATACGTTTGCCCAATATCAGAAAGAAAAGAATATAGAATTGACCTATCCTGTATCTCGAACGGCATGGGTGGATTATGCTTTTTGGTTTGCAGAGAGAAATCAGGTCACGTTTACAGAGGAATGTGTGCGCCATGTGAATTATAAACAAGGAAGATATTTCGTCATTACAGATCAGGAAACCAGCCTGGAGTGCAAACACCTCGTGATTGCTATCGGATTAACGCATGCGGAGTACATTCCGAATAACCTGCTTCACCTTAAGGGGAAGTGGTTGTCTCATACCAATGGCTATACCGATTATCAACCGTTTTCTGGGAAAAGTGTAGCGGTGGTAGGAGGCGGACAAAGCGGTTGGGAAGCTGCAGCGTTGTTGCACCAAACAGGTGCCAAGGTGGATTTAATTTACCGTGGTTCAGGGTATGAACCTCCTGTACCCCAGATCAACCGAAGGCAGAGAGAAATTGCACCGCTTTTTTATTCCTTTCCAGTGGAACAACAAAAGGAGATTAGTAAGGAGTTTCTAAAAGCGACCGTGACGGAATTTCTACTCCCCCTTGTAGAAGGAAAGGCAAACCAACATCCTTACTCAGAGGTGAAGGAAGCCAATATACTCTATGATGAAGATCAGGTTTCTTTAGTTTTATCTTCAGGGAACACATTAAAGGTCGATCATGTGATTGCCGCCACAGGATATCGACCTAATCTTTATAATCTCCCTTTTCTAACTTCCTTAAGTGGAGAAATTAAGAAAGAGAGCAATGGTTTTCCTATAGTAAATCAGTGGTTTGAATCCAGTATGCCAGGTCTATATTTTGTAGGGCCTTTGTCGTCTCACCATCATGGTCCCTCTTATACTCAAATCGCTGGGGTTTGGCATACCTCTCATGCGCTAATCCCAAATCTATTAAAAAACGCTTAA